The Rathayibacter caricis DSM 15933 genomic sequence GGTGCTCCTGCTATCCGGGTCCGGCCGTCGGCCCCTTCGTCCGTCGTCCCGTCGCGGCCGGCGCCAGCACCGGCAGCACCCACGCCGCGAGCAGCGCCTCGAGCTCGGCCGGGGTCGCCGCGGTGCCCGTGGCGACGGCGCGGTCGACCGTCAGCGCGATCAGCGCCTGCGCGGCCAGCGCGGTGTCGGCGTGCGCGTCGACCACTCCGGCGTCGCGCAGTTCGTCGAGGGCCGCCGCGGTGCCGCGGTGCAGCGGCACGACGAGCTCCTCGTGCACCGTGGCGCGGATGTCGGGGTCGTCGACCGCCGCGGTGGTCAGCGCGGTGACGAGGCGGCCCAGCC encodes the following:
- a CDS encoding TetR/AcrR family transcriptional regulator encodes the protein MQPPVSAYSLRRADAVLEATLDVLAEVGFARLTVDMIATRAHASKATIYRRWATKTELVRAAAALVEVETIPAEVDADAAEALRAVLESLRSMTVGRLGRLVTALTTAAVDDPDIRATVHEELVVPLHRGTAAALDELRDAGVVDAHADTALAAQALIALTVDRAVATGTAATPAELEALLAAWVLPVLAPAATGRRTKGPTAGPG